The DNA sequence AGCTTGCAGCCCAGGGACCTCAGCATGTCCAGCAGGTGGCGCCGGAACTTCACCCCCACGAAGGCGTAGAGCACGGGGTTGAGGCTGCAGTGCAGGTAGCCCAGAGAGGAGGTGGCCGTCAGGGAGATGTCCAGGGCATTATGGCTCTCGCAGGTGTCCACCAGGGTGTTGCTGGAGTAGAGGGTGTCCACCATAAGGGTGATGTTGTAGGGCGTACAGCAGAGGAAGAAGACCAGCACCAGGGCCAGGATGACCCGGACGGCCCTCTGCTTCTGGAGGCCCTGGGAGCCACGCTCCAGCCGCAGCAGGATGCAGGAGTAGCAGAAGAGTAGCAcggcagaggggaggaggaagccCACCGTGTGGTAGAGCAGGCGGGAGGCCAGGCGCCAGTCAAACCAAGACTGGGAGAGGGACGGGTAGTTGTGAACACACTCCACTTTGTCTCGTCTGGTGTCCCTCACAGACTCCAGGAAGTGCCAGtcggggatggagaggaggagggagaggagccacACGGACAGGCAGCTGGCATGCACCATCCAGGGCTTCCTGCGAGAGTACATCTGGACCGCGTGGACCACGGACAGGTAGCGGTCCAGACTGATACAGGCCAGCAGGAAGATGCCACAGTAAAAGTTGATCTGAGTTAAGAGTTAGAGAATATCAGACTGTTATAAAACTGTTACAAAGTTCAGATAAAGAGTACGTTTGTAATTGGGTAAAACATATTGACGACAATTGAATTCCATTCACTATTGTTTTCCTCAGAAATGTAAACTAAACCCAACAGTTAATTTATGTAATGTGTATAGTCCTTACTGTAAACATGGCTCCAGTGATCTTGCAGAGGGGTGTCCCGAAGCTCCATTCCCCAGCGGCCTGAACAGCCCAGAGGGGCAGCGTGACCAGCAGCAGGGTGTCAGCCATGCCCAGGTGCAGGATGAAGGTGTCAGTCACGCTCCAGCTCCGCCTCCTCTGTACCAGAACCAAAAGTACCAGCCCGTTGCCCAGCAGCCCAAGAACCAATGTCAGGGAGTAGAATATGGGGAGGAACACAGCGTCAAAACGCATGCCCTCCTGCATGCTGCACACCCCCCCAGTAGAACAGCACGTGTCACTGTAGGTCTCATTATAATCCCCATCATAATCACCAGAGAAGTGGTCAACTCTGGTAAATGTTAACTTTTCACCGCCGGCAATGAGGGAATCCTGTAAGTGAAATAGAACTAATTGACTTTGACATTTAAGCATAATAATGCATCACAGTGTGTGAGTAAAATGCAATGGCAAAAAAAGTGACAAATGTAGTGTTTTTCCCGAGTCTTTAACCTGTATGATTTCTATGTGTGATATATGTTGCTATTTTACATTTTGGAGGGTTGATTTTCAGATGACTGGGACTGTAATTCAGATGATGATATCCTTATACCAATTGATCACACAGACTGCTCTATTGTGCACCCAAGGGGGCGCTGTCTACTCACTGACACAGAGGTAATAGAGCTttccagcttgtagtcctaacgACCTGAAAGGAGTTCGTTTCGTTCAGCCATTCctgtagagtaccacagtatgatgttttgataactgtgaaaatctctctaggacaaggtgacagTTACGCtcgggtaagcctacacgaaacacagcccttattttaagggTTTCTAAAATTCACTCTAAAACTCTTCCATTGGATATGAATGGCTTTCTGTAATTTCATCGGCAAAATTGTCTTCAGTTAACCCTATCAGTCCAGAGACCCCAGCAAAAATTGGCTTTTCATTTATCTACAGCCCTTATATTTTGCCTCACAATGAAGTGTTTTTAGCGTTTTCTTTTCAGGACAACAAGGGCTACAAGTACAACACAAAACAATTGGACATAACCAGTTGCACTCATTAGTTTTATTGACaaatttgtatttttaaaaaatctgtacGTATAGAAGTGTTTGCTCACTGGGAAATAAATAtctaactagtcagtgacaactgtttagagtttgtgacagcaactatgtgagcttattacagtattagagacactatgtcctgggattacCAATTATCTTCTATGTAGAGTAACCCCTTACCTTCTAACAACTCTTGTGTAGCTTGTGAGaatcatagagcaaaacatgttacatgtgcGTGTTCGTGAGAATCTCAGCTTTTCAAAGATAGCTTTTAATAGTTTGTACTTCAAGCCATTCAGACTCTACATTTTTGTAAAAAAGACTCTTAAAGGATCTACCCTTGTCTGACAAAAACCACTCAGCCCTcgttaatcacacagactaagGGTTGGTATCCATAGACAAATCCAATGGTACAACCCAGAAGACTTTAGCTCTGTTTAAAAGGGGTTCGAAGTCCAAAATATACTAGGAGAAGGAGAATATCGTCACAATAATGCTCCACAATAATGCAACTGTGATGATTATTATTGGTGTGTTATTGTGGAACATCTGAACAAAATGTGTGGGTACTGTCTTTCTTTTCATACATATTTTATATACCCGGGACTTCACCTGTGAAATATGTTCGATGAGATGTGGGCACACTACCTGAAACCCTATCTGAGTTGAATTTCCTCTCAACAGGTTTCAAATGTCAATAACGTAGGAGTTTCTTAGGTCTGACTCAAATGTAGGATATTTTTGAAGCGCGTGTAACAAATTAAAAGCCTATTATTACTATCAATTTGCATTGTGAAAAGTTACGTAAAATTGCTTATAATACCATTAATACTCCCAACTGTTATTTAAAAAAGAAATAGACAAATAAAATAAGTGTACCCATTTGTACAAAATCAATGTTGTTATTCAATATTATAGTGATTATTCTGTATATGCAGTTGAAATATGTGTGTATAGGGACACTTACCATGCCTTTGAATGGTATTGATGCAGTCTGTCAATCAGTTTCCACAGAGATGATGGGCTGGCGCTGTTGTGAGCACGATGTCAAACAGAACTGCTATTTTCAGTGAATGGGGAGGAACTAGTAGAGAGGAAATACGTTTAAAAGCATTCATATGTAATCATATGTAATACTTCTACAGGCCCAATGTTGATcacagatttattttattttatttaactaggaaaatcagatcagaacaaattcttatttacaatgacggcctaccggggaacaatgggttaactgccttgttcaggggcagaactaaagatttttaccttgtcagatgGGGGATTTAATccagaaaccttttggttactggcccaacgctctaaccactaagctacctagTGGTCAGATTTATTTTATGAATGagcattcatttgtatttattatattcTATATACCTTGTTTTCCTGTCCTTTGTAATAAATGTATTATTACTTAATAAACACATTGTTGAACGCCACAACATAAAGAAAAGAGGTGAGAGTTGAAAAAGTCAACATTGTTAGCTTGCACATTCTAACACAAAGGTGAAGGATGATAAGACTCTCTGCTAAGGCTGCACAATgaaccacacagtcacactgaaCAGATGACATATCACTGCCCAACATGCcactttcaactctctctctccacctacccCAGAGTGTGAATTACAGGGGACTAAATCCCCCTGAATGAGAGATGAGCACCCCTAAATGCAACAAAAGTCAAAGTTTGGAGGGTCTCTAAGTAATGCCAATTTAATAATTCTCCTATTTGTTAAAAATAAAATTTTGTAGTGCTACAGTGGTAAATATCCAAATGAAATGAACACACCCAACTCTCTGTCATAGCTTAAACATTGTTTTTCCCAGGTAGCTGAAGTTGTCATCCCGGGACAGTTCCGTATTTCAGCCCCTTTTCAGGTATCTTgagttgttttttttatttaaaaggtCAATTTATCAGCAAGATGCATCAGTTAATTCAGGCTACAAAACTGTGGACCTAATGACAATCACCGAATGTGACTTTTTAGCAATTTGTAACAGTTgtgtctttccattcatcaaatagCATTCAactgtttggatgctggaatGATTTTGTAGTGGATGAACTTGCACAGGTcgataaaaaaaaaattgacaaccagatgaaaacatcatcacTGGCTAtgttcatgccacattaaaaggtCATACATTTTTACAGTAAAATTACATCTTTCCCATTAGGCCCATGAAAAAGAGATATAATTCGCACTCTGCCCTACCCTTTTTCTTTCACTCTTatcccctctcgctctttctctagTTTCAGTGAAATGGGATAAAAAGGTGAGAAGAcacccttcctgtgtgtgtcggtctctgacactaacatacagtggggcaaaaattaTTTcgacagccaccaattgtgcaagttctcccacttaaaaagatgagagaggcctgtaattttcatcataggtacacttcaactatgacagacaaaatgagaagaaaaaaatccagaaaatcacattgtaggatttttaatgaatttatttgcaaattatggtggaaaattagtatttggtcacccacaaacaagcaagatttctggctctcacagacctgtaacttcttctttaagctgctcctctgtcctccactcgttacctgtattaatggcacctgtttgaacttgttatcagtataaaagacacctatccacaacctcaaacagtcacactccaaactctactatggccaagaccaaagagctgtcaaaagacaccagaaacaaaattgtagacctgcaccaggctgggaagactgaatctgcaataggtaagcagcttggtttgaagaaatcaactgtgggagcaattattaggaaatggaagacatacaagacccctgataatctccctcgatctggggctccacgcaagatctcaccccgtggggtcaaaatgatcacaagaacggtgagcaaaaatcccagaaccacacggggggacctagtgaatgacctgcagagagctgggaccaaagtaacaaagcctaccatcagtaacacactacgccgccagggactcaaatcctgcagtgccagacgtgtccccctgcttaagccagtacatgtccaggcccgtcggaagtttgctagagagcatttggatgatccagaagaagattggaagaatgtcatatggtcagatgaaaccaaaatataactttttggtaaaaactcaactcgtcatgtttgaaggacaaagaatgctgagttgcatccaaagaacaccatacctactgtgaagcttgggggtggaaacatcatgctttggggctgtttttctgcaaagggaccaggacgactgatccgtgtaaaggaaagaatgaatggggccatgtatcgtgagattttgagtgaaaacctccttccatcagcaagggcattgaagatgaaacgtggctgggtctttcagcatgacaatgatcccaaacacaccgcccgggcaacgaaggagtgtcttcgtaagaagcatttcaaggtcctggagtggcctagccagtctccagatctcaaccccatagaaaatctttggagggagttgaaagtccgtgttgcccagcaacagccccaaaacgtcactgctctagaggagatctgcatggaggaatgggccaaaataccagcaacagtgtgtgaaaaccttgtgaagacgtacagaaaacatttgacctctgtcattgccaacaaagggtatataacaaagtattgagataaacttttgttattgactaaatacttattttccaccataatttgtaaataaattcattaaaaatcctacaatgtgattttctggattttttttctcattttgtttgtcatagttgaagtgtacctattatgaaaattacaggcctctctcatctttttaagtgggagaacatgcacaattggtggctgactaaatacttttttgccccactgtatctatctGCATGGTGGTGTGTCTGTGCTATGAATCTGTGAGTACCTAATTGTCTGATTGCAGGCAATACCAGATTTCTAAATCTGGACCCAAAGTACATTATGACAagtagggccaggagttgttTCAAGTTATAGGCTATAACAGGTCACATGGCCAAGATAACTCTGCCACAGACATATGACATCTTAAATGATGAACTAGTATGACGACATTGTGATCTCTAAGGTTTTCATTATGAATGAACCAAATGTTCTTTATCTTGATTTCAAcgtatttgattaaaaaaaatcttaTCTTACTTTGTAACCCTCTTTACATCCTTTTTCTACTACTTTCTTTCATGTTGTGATCCGCACCGAAGCCATCAAACCACATCCCCTCTgtctcacgcacgcacacgcacgcacacgcacacacgcacacgcacgtctGGTTTGTTTCAGTGTCTGCCTCGATTCTTCTTGACTGGTCTGTGCATATGGTGTAGTTGCAGTGTTTTTAACACCTTTGCAGCGTCCGGTGCAGCTGTACTATGTGAGGTGAGCTATCGATAGAACAAGCTGCATGTGGAACACAAAGAGATAGATCTCATCtttatatctgtgccattatagtgtctgtgacagcatggccAGCGCatagtggaagccctcaatgtcaATGTTCATGCTAaaacaggttatatatatatatatacacacatgagTCCTCTATATATTTCTATAATGAGCCCTAAACTCTGCTCTTCTCAGCACTGTTCACCTGCAAAGACACCCAACACCaacccctaaacacacacacacaaacacaaacacacacagagagatgcacacacacagggatgcaCAGATGCACTCACAAAATTGGATATCAATGTATTCTAAACGTTTTTGTGGACAAACGGCCTGATTGATCTATTATGAGTTATTAGAGTAAACAGGAAGTAATGTGCCGTTGGTCTGCCATTTGAAAGGTGAAGTACAGTTGCCAGGCAGCCCACTTCCACTACCCTTCACCTATTCAAGATGGGTTTTATAAACAGAAACTAGGAAATGGAGACAGTTGAAAATATGACAGATGCATGTGATCAGTAACTATGAAGGGAAACAGCGTTGTTTTTTTGAAAATAATGTTTCCACTTTGTTACTGTGTAGCAACGTACAGTGATTCACATTGTTATTATTCTAGGCTGATTGACAATTAAATAAATCCTCACCATAACATGACGTGCCCTTATAAAAAAGAACTACTGAATTACTACACAAAACCTATTTGTGCATTTGTGACTATTTAGAGACTTGTAGGGATTGTGTAGTGGATGTTTAGTTTATGCACTACTCAAGTAAGAAAACAGTAGTGTTTAAAGTTTTAATCAGGTAGAGATTTTTCTTGGGTGTTGGTAGTACTTAACTAGCCAAAACACTACTGCTTTACTAAAGAGTCTTTTCAATAGTAACTAAACTGGCTTTTTGCAACCAGAGAAGGCAAAACAGGAAGTAgttggttgttagctagctactgtttttGACAATCCCGAATGTAATCACCTTCCATTCTTCATCATCCTGTCTTTGATAGCACTTATGCAGGCACCATCTGTAAGTTTAAATATTCTTTGTTTTATGAATACTTTGTTGTTTAGCCATTTATATAACTTTTTAGATTACTAGCCAAAATGGTATTAGCAGTTAGCCGTTGTCATAGAGATGTATTGAGTTTAGCCTATATTTTTGCTAGCCCGATTGAAACAGCCATGTAGCCTCTGTTTTTGTCACGCTAGCTAttaagtatgtgtgtttgtatgcaaatgtacagtatgttcccATTGGTATACTTACCCATTCTAGTTACATATTTTAACCTTTGCCAAGGAAGCCCtcaacatacagatgtaggatcttaatttgatcactcttttatTGCTGCGAATTGTCATGGACAACAGGATattcaaacttgtagtgtatttgaggcttAAAAAGGCTTATAAAGTTTGGATTTCCACTTTTAtgtttcagacttgatttgcccttacGAAAATGTATGAACCCCTGCACAaaagtccattaattataatccacataaaaatgcatatttcctgttgctgcaggaatattttcctgctgtagcaaacggactcaaattaagatcctacatctgttagAAGACTAGAGGCCATTGTTGGTAAGATTAACATTGTTTGTCAAATGTTGCTCTGTGTTATATTATGTGACCTCTGTTACCAGATTATTGATAATGgcttataattttttttttttttgtacttttctttattttctaaaaATGTTACATGGGTAGAAATGTAGCTGCAACTAACAAAGAGGATCTGAATGTCACGCTGGTATAACgggtcgggagacaggcgcaggaatgagTCATGTTTTGGGGTTTTTTCACCCAAATTACAGCGTACCAGGTAAAGGCACCGGGACGAAGATCAAACAAACATGTATACAAAACACCGttttgaaacccaaacaaaagagcgaggagtacctcgaataaataacacaagcgcacaatgataccacacgggatgagacccgtaatcatctgcgcaatacaagcagcacgaaagccaaaacaacacaggacaggtactcacacgaccaacggacattgtaacaataatcaacAGGACAAAGGCGAACAAAGGGaacacttatacaattactaatcaaagGGAATtgggaccaggtgtgcgtaatggcagttccagagggatccgtgacactgAAGATAAACGCTGAATGAAACAAGGACTCAAAGGGACtaacaaaaaaaaagtatttatttatttatttgtaattaaTTGAATGAATACAAAAGTGCTATAAAGTTTGTATGAGCATATTATTTCTTGTTTTATGATATAATAACAGTTAGAAACTTGAGGAAATAACATGTGCACAAG is a window from the Oncorhynchus tshawytscha isolate Ot180627B linkage group LG03, Otsh_v2.0, whole genome shotgun sequence genome containing:
- the LOC112226320 gene encoding C-X-C chemokine receptor type 3-like isoform X1 codes for the protein MDSLIAGGEKLTFTRVDHFSGDYDGDYNETYSDTCCSTGGVCSMQEGMRFDAVFLPIFYSLTLVLGLLGNGLVLLVLVQRRRSWSVTDTFILHLGMADTLLLVTLPLWAVQAAGEWSFGTPLCKITGAMFTINFYCGIFLLACISLDRYLSVVHAVQMYSRRKPWMVHASCLSVWLLSLLLSIPDWHFLESVRDTRRDKVECVHNYPSLSQSWFDWRLASRLLYHTVGFLLPSAVLLFCYSCILLRLERGSQGLQKQRAVRVILALVLVFFLCCTPYNITLMVDTLYSSNTLVDTCESHNALDISLTATSSLGYLHCSLNPVLYAFVGVKFRRHLLDMLRSLGCKLKSGVRLQTASRRSSMWSES
- the LOC112226320 gene encoding C-X-C chemokine receptor type 3-like isoform X2; this translates as MADTLLLVTLPLWAVQAAGEWSFGTPLCKITGAMFTINFYCGIFLLACISLDRYLSVVHAVQMYSRRKPWMVHASCLSVWLLSLLLSIPDWHFLESVRDTRRDKVECVHNYPSLSQSWFDWRLASRLLYHTVGFLLPSAVLLFCYSCILLRLERGSQGLQKQRAVRVILALVLVFFLCCTPYNITLMVDTLYSSNTLVDTCESHNALDISLTATSSLGYLHCSLNPVLYAFVGVKFRRHLLDMLRSLGCKLKSGVRLQTASRRSSMWSES